A window of Lepidochelys kempii isolate rLepKem1 chromosome 1, rLepKem1.hap2, whole genome shotgun sequence contains these coding sequences:
- the MBLAC1 gene encoding LOW QUALITY PROTEIN: metallo-beta-lactamase domain-containing protein 1 (The sequence of the model RefSeq protein was modified relative to this genomic sequence to represent the inferred CDS: deleted 1 base in 1 codon): protein MACFICVTLYLKTAPWNPHPGGTRADGTLMLLRGPWLTLVDSGGPWGRERLLGLLAAQGMARGYVSHVVCTHGHSDHAGNLNLFPGATLLVGFHLSQGEGLYLPHNWGGSAPYPIDQGHMEVLPTPRHMAAHTSVLVRATALGTVLVAGDLFEQEQDKAAWQALSEDPAQQEWSRWRALALADVVIPSHRPPFRVLRVEGSPVGEGRQGVRCHPGTH, encoded by the exons ATGGCTTGTTTCATATGTgtcactctgtacctcaaaacagcaccctggaacccccat CCGGGCGGCACGCGGGCCGATGGCACACTCATGCTGCTGCGGGGCCCCTGGCTCACCCTGGTGGACTCGGGAGGGCCCTGGGGGCGGGAGcggctgctggggctgctggcagCCCAGGGGATGGCCCGGGGGTACGTGTCCCACGTGGTCTGCACCCACGGCCACTCCGACCACGCTGGCAACCTCAACCTCTTCCCCGGGGCCACGCTGCTGGTGGGCTTCCACCTCAGCCAGGGGGAGGGGCTTTACCTGCCCCATAac tgggggggcagtgccccCTACCCCATCGATCAAGGCCACATGGAGGTGCTGCCCACGCCCAGGCACATGGCCGCCCACACCAGCGTGCTGGTGCGGGCCACAGCTCTGGGCACGGTGCTGGTGGCCGGGGACCTGTTCGAGCAGGAGCAGGACAAGGCCGCCTGGCAGGCGCTGAGTGAGGACCCCGCCCAGCAGGAGTGGAGCCGCTGGCGGGCGCTGGCCCTGGCCGACGTGGTGATCCCCAGCCACAGGCCGCCCTTCCGGGTGCTGCGGGTGGAGGGCAGCCCCGTGGGGGAGGGCAGACAGGGGGTGAGATGCCACCCTGGGACCCACTGA